TTGGCACACTCACTTGCTGTATGGCTGAAGCCTTGACATTTATAACATCGGATCTGTTTAGATTTAATACCTCCTTCTTTTGGAGAAAACTTTTGAAGTTGTTTCTCAACTTGCTTCTCAACTTCAGTGTTCTTCACACGGGGTTTCTTGGATTCTTACATAGGGCCCTTATTCTTTTGGATAAAGAagtcattttttccttattgttgTTCCATGAACTTGCATGACCTCTCGACTTACTGATCTTGTCTTCCTTGAGACCTGTTTTTATCTCAATAGCCACTTCAAGTGTTTCATCAATGTCTCTATagttgtggagtctcatttgGGAAGTAATTTCTCCATTTAACCCAGCTCGAAACCGAGTCATAGCATTCAATCCATCCTCCTCAAAGTcaattctcattttcaaaagttggaactcatcatagtattcttccACTCTTCTTATCTTGCCTCAAGGTGTATACCTTTTTTTAGTTGCTCTTGTTTGTATCGTCTGGTAATGTATTTACACTTCAAGATCACCTTTAACTCTTCCCAAGTGGGTGTGATAAGCCATCCATGCAACCTTCTAGCCTTCACTTGAGTTTCCCACCATGTGGAGGCGAAAACTTCGAATTGGGCAATGGCATAAGATGCCTTTTTCACCTCAAACATGTCATTTGTCAAGAAGATTCGGTCACATTACATTATCCATTCAGGAAGCACACCGGGATCGTTACCCTCTTTGAAGCTTGGAAGAAATACCTTAATGGAGTTGAGACTCGTGTCCCGACTTTTAATACTTCCATAGTTCCCATGATTCCCATACGTTTCTCGTCTATAGTCATCACTATAGAATTCACGATCTCGATGAACATCTCGATCTTGATGATCATCACGGACTTGATAACCTCCTTATTTTCCTATTTGAAGGTATGGATCATTCCTACCACCTCTCCCTCGATAGGCTCCTTGGGCTTCTCCTCGTCGCCCCTAAGCTTGATTGGCATAATGCTCACGAATGGCATTGTCTACCTCATCATTATTAAGTGTTGGATCGTCTCGGTTTGGTTGTTGGACATTTGGACGATTTTGGGGTGGCAATGGCTCATGTGGTGGTAAATCATTTGGAAGTGAAGGTGGATTATTCCGTTTGTGTATTGGAATGTTGTTTGGTGTAGTAAGGATGGTAATTTGGACAGTGGTGTCTTGAGAGGTGTTTTGGGGAGTGAGGTTATAAAATTGGTGAATGGTTATGAGTGACAAGTTAGGTGAAGTGTCTCAAGGCACGCCACTTGTATCACTTTGATATCAAACTCGCGGTGAGATGGATTCCACCCTATTACTTCCTTCAATTGCTTTTACCTTACTACCCAAGTTTTCCATCCGACTAGCCATATTTTCCATCTGGTTGTTCATGGATGACAACATTCTCATCACATCACCAAGTGTGGGTTTGCCGGTGGGAACTTGGGTTACTTAACAAAACAAGCCAACACGTTGAGTTAGTAAAATTAACTCACAATCTCTCAAGTATGCGCATATTTGATTTCCTCACAATTACTTCCACTAATGATTGTAATCTTGTTAATTCCGGTTGGTCACAAAGGAATTCATTTCTACTCTTGGCCAGAAGGGATTCTTGTTTGACCTAGAAGGACGGACGACTCAATCATGACTAACGGACATGAATCAAGAAGTTGTCAAcgaaattaaaagagaaaagaacgAAGGAATTGACACGAAATGGATTACGGACTCAAGACTAGCTAACAATCATGTAAAGACGATTACGAGTTGCTAAGTAGTTTAAAGAATCAAAGAAGGGAAATAGAGATGAAAGGAATTGAATCAAACGTGcccttgttgttgttggaatttaCGGTTGAACTTGGgtattatacggttcgtatttgATTGACGGACCGTAAGTGTGTACCGTAAATAGGGAACAAAAACTAAGATTTTAGACTTTAAATTTATGGTTGGAACTTACTTcaattatacagtccgtataaattGTACCGTCCGTATATAGTCGGCGTAAATCAACAACAGTATCGTAGCAAATTTCACTCTAATCTACGGTTGGAACTGCTCTCAAATCTACGTACCGTATATGACAACCGTAAATCTCAAACAGTGTTTAACTTTTGGAGGCTTCAATTGACGGCGAGGATTGTTGGGTCGTATTTCTTTTACGGTCTATAAAGATGGTCCATATCTTTGCTTTAGGGACGACTTATTGCACGTGATTTCTGGATCTTGGGCTGATTATGCTGACTTTTATTGATACACCCACTCAACCTAGGGTCTTTCCTTTTTAGGGCTAGAAAACACTTTTCCAAGATTTGAGTGTAAAGTTTTGGATCTAACTTGCCTTTTGGGTCTTTTCTTCACTTTGAATTTATGAAGGCGGCTCAAGAACACATAAACATTCAAATTTCTaactaccttcaaatcaactcgttttcctcccaaatttcggatttggGCTTCCCTAATCAAACagaacaaagcccaatggtTTTCAACTCTCAATTATGGATCTTCTTTAAGTATTTGGTTGTCAAGAAATATTCGGCCACATATTGACCTCTATTTGAATACCCATGAGTTTATAGAATATTTGAGATGCCTTTTCAAGGGAATATGTGCCCCCTTTTTATAAGACTGATCTAGGGTTTAGGGTAAAATAACCTCCAAGAAACCCTAACCGACTTTAGAGTTTGAAGATGGATTGAACTCATCTTGTAGAATCCTATTCCAAATTCGGTAAAATATCGCTATCTACACCAGGCCCAATTACCAAAAAGCAAAATGCTTAAGAGGAAGATGGATTAGAAAAAGAAGAGTTTATGCATATTCTTAAAAAATTCATCTGTCTCTTTCATATCCTTTCTCTAAGTTTCTCATCCCCTTCTAGTTTCCTCTTCTCAATTTTTCATTAATGACTATTACTCTTAATTGCTTATCATTTACCTTTATCAGTTGTAATTTGTGTTCTCGGTGATTATAATATACATTAGTGTTAGTGTTGGTTATTTCGGGTTTGTTTCCATTAATAGGTTAAAAACCGGGTAAAACTAATTAGTCATTGAATATCTCCATCGCAGATGTaagaaacaattaaaaaaaagactGAAAATGCAGTGTTTGTTTATCCATTAAACCAACATGGTTGGCTTGGAGTATCTCTGACCAATCCCTACTTTAAATCTAGTGGGTCCATTACTCTGaatctttcaaaaataatactaatatgcgacaaaaattaatatttaactaTTGGATTAGTAGTACTTTAATTTTGATCCTCAGCGGTAGTTTTTGTTTTTAGTTCTTATCAAAGCACATTTAATCTTTATTAATTAAACTTTGCAAATTTCATCCCTTTAATTGTGATTATTATCAAATTTATCATGATTATCAATTGTTTTACCACTTAATTTTTCCATAGATACTTGAAGGTAATATCTAAAAATAATTCGAATATaacatacttttttttaaatatataaatagacCAAAAAATACACATCTTAACTAACTGAGCCTTAGATGTGCTAATTCATATATCACAAAGACCAAAATCATAGTTAACCAATAACTGAGAAACCAGAAGTTCTATTACCCTTAATTATTTTTCCGAAATACTATCTCTCCCTCACACACAAACACGTGTATTTAACTATGTATAgtctaaataaaaaataatgagtTCAGTTCAACCCGCTCCTATTATCCTAGTACTAGTatgactattttttattttttttttggctttgaaTTGAGCTGGTTTAACACTGACAGGAAGCAATAATACAAAGCAATAGTACTACAAAATAGTATAGTACATGATTTTAATAATATGGATAGGACTATAGGAGTTCAAACAGAATTAAAGTCTATTGCATAAAATGTCAAGGCTCTACCAACGAACAGTCTCAATTGGACTACGGTTGGTCTAATTTACATGATATTAATATGGCAATATCCAAAGTCAAAACTACTGTTACTCCGTCAAAAGTTCCGATCGTGCTCAGTGTCAGTAGTACGAAAATGACTCGCCTTTAACATCTTAACTGACAAATAAGATGGGATTTTTATAATACATACTCCACTCATGTAGGAAAATAATAAATCGTGCATTTTAATTTGTAAATTGTTTgtgagaaaaaaattgtttctgaAAGGAGGACAATTTAAGTTACCACTAGTTAAATTCGTAGGGACTAGGGTGCATTTATTCTATCTTATACTTATTTAATTTCATATAAAATCCCCCATTGATCTGTTCACATGGTCGATAAGTCTGTTCCCAGTTGTAACTTTGCCCGGTGTGCATGTTGGACCTTTTGGTCGTTGAAGTTTTTGCAATTggtttattttggttgttattttcttttttcaatttcctttttagttcttTTTATAATTTGAGTGTGTATTGGTACGatgaaagtcattttttttgtagaaatatttttcataaaaaaatatatttttagtgtttggttgctaATTGAAAAttattaaccaaaaaaatatatttattagtaattataataataatattagcaTATCACGGATTGATTTGAAGAAAGTTTTagtaataatgtatatatgttagtaaagaacaagtattatgaagTTAAAAATTAAGATAATTTTGAGAAAAACGACTTTATTATAAGTGAAGCAAGTCATTTTCACCCTTTCATATGGTAATAGAAAAGGTAAATTAACTTCCCAGGAGAAAATTATTTGGCATAtagttaagaaaaataatttatgtataGGGAATTGATGGAAATTTGGCTATTAAAACTGAGGGGCTAACTTACCCTCGATCCAATTAATATTTATGTGGCATCGATTTTGTgagtcaaacttcttaattttgaccGTGAATTCGGACATAAAAACTTTTATAAGTATTTCGaaatgaaatttatatatttagaaactatataaaagaTACTATAAACTACAAtaattaataactcaaaaaattaaaaggcaTATGAAAAACTCAAGGTCCAGAAAAATCGCTTGACTCTCAAAATTCGAAAGGTATCACATCGATTGAGATGGAGGAAGTAGTCATTCTTCTTGTTGGCAGGACGAGGTGGGGTTAGACATGAAAGCTTCATAACAATAAATCAAATAAGCATAATTATTGTACCATTTTCCATTAAATCAAGGTTGAAAAGTTATACAAAGGGCACAGCTGCATCCAAGTGCCAACTAACAGATCGAATAATAGTCAAAAAATGCGCTTACAAAAAGATTTAGATCTTTAGTTTAGTATTTTAGTCAAACCAAACACTAGTATCTACCAAAATTACcaattatctatatatacatttgGTTCCATTCCGTTCTTGGTGGTTGTTTACTGCAACAACTAAAATCAAAGTAGAGATGTAATTtagatttcaattttttgaagTCAAAGCAACAatgttcttttttctccttttctaatGAGCCGTATTGAATTATCAATTTTGCTTGATTATATTGTCATTCTCCTCCTTCTATCTCAAGATCGACTACCGTTAagtaatttttagaaaaaatatcatTAGTGATTCCCTATTACAGGAAGAATGGACCATAACTACAAGGTTTCATAATTACAtcctttttggttttttgttcAACTAATTCGATATCAGAAATTTACTAGCTTAATTACTCCAATAAATATTTCTGGAATTCAAAACTAGCAGAAGTCCATTCAAACACAAATTTATATGTGGAATTCATCAACAGTGGGTCACCAAATTAAATTAGGTGGGAAAAGGAAATGAGAAGCTACTATATAAATTATGAAATTTCCTCAACAAAGTCAAAAAAATGAATGGATGGTCAACATGGGCACTGCATGCATTAGTTGATTCAACTAATTTTGCTCGATGCATAGCCTATTGCCCTATTCTGTTCCTCTTCaattcattttctttccttgtCTATCCTCTTCaattcattttctttccttgtCTATCTCTTTAAAGGATGGCAGAGTGGAGAAACAGAATCGTCTTTGTTACACTCAACTTGCAAAGACCATTTTTGGCATTTAATAGACACTGACCTCTTCAATTCAATTTATATATGGAATTCATCCTTAACTGGATTTCTCCGATTCGAGTCTTAGGAATTGAAAAAATCCTGatataaaatgtttattttgTTAATGAATCTTACCTAATGCAAATTTGAATTAATCGGGACCCTAAAATAAATATCGGACATAAGGtgagaaataagaaaaaagggCAACAAAATTAAGCATATGATTTAATTATATACGTACTGACACTGTCGTCttatacggaaaagggccaaatatactccTCATTATATTTTGGATTCAAATATACTCCGCCGTTATACTATTGAATTAAATATACTCCTTCTCCGTCAAAGTTGTCTACGGTGTACATCCTATCCTATCCTACGTGGCAGGCACTAgaatttgatgaggtggatgccacgtggcattgcCACCTCATCACCCCTGCTGCATTTTACTCCTCCTCACTTCCACCGCTAAAATTTCCTTCCCCTCCACCATTCCCGTAtcctccaccaccaccattaCCACTATATTATCGTTCAATGGTGACTAAAGCTGAGAGAGAGCAATAATAAACTTAAAATGAAACTCAAATTTTGGGATTATTACGCCTGTATTCTTAGCTGAACTCCCTAACCCCGAAGAAAAAGCATTAGTTGAATTCAAACAATTAATTCAAGAGCCCCTCCACCACTTCCATCGCCGCCGGCAAAGGAGGCAGAACCAATTACAGAGTCGCCAGCTCCGGAGCCGGTAACAGTGGCAGTTGAAACTaagaaattggagaaaacaGAGGAAAAATTAACTCCACCGGTGCTGGAACCAACTCCGGTACCGGCACCGGAACCACCGGCCACGGCGGAGGAGAAGGTAGGGGCAGCTGAAAAAATTAAGCAAACAATTGTTGAAGTACCGGCGGCGGTGGAGGAGCCACCAACCACGGTGGCAGAGGCACCAAAAATGGAGGagtcaccaccaccaccatcagaTGAAGTATCTATATGGAGAATACCCCttttatcagatgagagaagTGATGTGGTCCTTCTCAAGTTTATAAGAGCAAGAGATCTCAAGGTGAAAGAAGCATTCACCATGTTAAAAAGTGTTGTTGCGTATAGAAGAATCACGGTGTGAGTTAGCAGAGCAAAGGTGCAATGCCACGTGATAGAACGCATACCTTGGATAATTTAACGGAGGAGTTTAATCCCGTAGTATAGTAACTGAGGTATATTTAAACTCACAATATAACGAAaggtatatttaaccctttttcaatagtacaaggtatatttggcccttttccgttttttaTATGACCACGTTAACGGATTAGTTAATTACCATTTCTATTAGAGCAATAATTAATATTTGTCATTGAGAAATATTTGTCATTGAGATTTGTTTTACACCTTATTGATAACTCGACCGTGTAAATATGTATTTGCACCGTTAGTGCATAGCGGAACTATAGTTTTAGTTAGCGGAAGCGGAacctaagttactcggacttGGTAGTTTGGGTGTCGTACCCGTGTCGACACGAAATTGACACAGGTAAGGGTATGAGATCTGTGTCGGATCTGGTCAAATGAGATAGGGTGTGTTGAGAAAAAATTTGAGATTTGATTTCCCAAAATTGAGATTTGAAGAGATGGAAAACGAAATACCTTTAATTTCGCTGCTATGTAGTAACAGAGACATGGTTCGTGTTGTACTGCGAAAAAATAGAGACATGGAAAAGGTTTTGTTGGGGAAGAAGATTCAGAGaagaacaaagaagaagaagacgcaGAGACTAATTTGGAATTGACCACTTTGTTAATTTACCCCTTTGCTAATATGCTGCCACGTTGCTTCTTGAGAATTAACATTACACATAAGtactaattattttttgtacaattaaaattctattttttttcacacccttatcaaaaaataaaaataaatagagttttaatctaaataatatacaattatttaattgtAAATTAAAGATCTGTATATGCTTTGAAGGCacacatttttcatttaaatagacttcatatatatttttgagatggaaacttttttttttttttggagatggAATAAACTTcatatatattacaaataagtatcaaattttattaataaaccTAATTAtgctatttataaatgttt
This portion of the Lycium ferocissimum isolate CSIRO_LF1 chromosome 1, AGI_CSIRO_Lferr_CH_V1, whole genome shotgun sequence genome encodes:
- the LOC132061445 gene encoding uncharacterized protein LOC132061445, giving the protein MVNASFTLRSLALINLRRTTSLLSSDKRGILHIDTSSDGGGGDSSIFGASATVVGGSSTAAGTSTIVCLIFSAAPTFSSAVAGGSGAGTGVGSSTGGVNFSSVFSNFLVSTATVTGSGAGDSVIGSASFAGGDGSGGGALELIV